In the bacterium genome, AGGTTTTACTACTTTTCAGTAAACAATATTGGAGAAAGTAACAGAGACACCGATTCGGGTGAACAGAAAATAAATAGTATAACTGTGAAGGTAGGAAAAAATTTAGGACTGTTCTCTCTATATGGCGGGGTTATTCGCTCCAGTGGTGGTTTTGGTGGAGCTTTCTGGCCAATTAAAGACAGAATAGAAATTGATGCAGAAGTTTTCCGCTTTTCCAGAGAAAGAGCCTGGCTCAATGCCGGAACGAGGTTCAGGATAAACGATTGGTGCTATCTTAGAATAAATGGTGAGGATATATTGAATCAGGGCACGGTCAATAGCAGTATAGGTGTTGTTTTAAAGTGAGGTAACATTGGCAAAAGTAAAGACGGCCTTTATTTGTCAGGAATGCGGATATCAGTCCGCCCGCTGGCTGGGCAAGTGTCCTACTTGTGGGAAGTGGAACAGTTTAGTTGAAGAGAGATTAGATATAGATATTAGCTTGAGGGAAGAACGCACCCTTTCCACAGCAAAGCCGAGTCCAATCAGTTCTATCAAACCTCAGCCTGAGGAGAGGTTTCTCACAGGAATATCAGAGTTCGATCATGTTTTAGGTGGAGGAGTTGTGGCTGGCTCGCTTGTCCTGTTAGCTGGTTCTCCTGGTATCGGCAAATCGACTCTGCTTTTACAGGTGGCGGGAAGTCTGGCAGTTTCCGGAAAAAAATGCTTATACATCTCTGGAGAGGAGTCTTTGGAACAGATAAAGTTGCGAGCTGACAGGTTGAGGATAGATTCTCCGGAATTGATAATATTCTCTGAGACAAATATTAAAGAGATAATTAACCAGATTAAAGAGATTAAACCGAAATTTGTAATTATCGATTCAATTCAAACGGTTTACCATGATGGTTTTAGTGGTTCACCAGGAAGTGTGGGCCAGGTTAAACAGTGCACTGATGAACTCTTTTATTTAGCCAAGTCCAAAAGGATTCCCGTATTCATTTCGGGACAGATTACTAAAGAGGGAGCAATTGCCGGCCCAAAAGTTTTAGAGCATATTGTGGATACAGTTCTTTATTTTGAAGGGTCTAAGGATCACTTATATAGGATTTTGAGGGTGGAGAAAAATCGGTATGGTACTACCTCGGAAATTAGCATCTTTGAGATGAAAAGCGATGGATTGCAACAGGTATTAAATCCCTCACAGATTTTTCTGGAGGGACGCATTCCCACTGCGGGGACAGTTGTCGTAGCACCTTTAGAGGGAACTAGACCCCTTTTAGTTGAACTACAGGCTTTAGTCACAAGAGCAAATTTTAACCTACCCAGGCGACAAGCCAGTGGTTTAGACTACAATAGGATACTTCTCTTGGTAGCGGTACTGGAGAAAAATTTTAATCTCCATCTGGAAAATTGTGATATCTTCTTGAATATCGCCGGAGGCGTGAAAATTTACGAACCTGCCTGTGACCTGGGCGTTATAGCGGCTATCTATTCAGGAGTGAAGAATAGACCTATTGGTGAGGAGGTAATGGTTATTGGTGAAGTTGGTTTGGTAGGTGAGGTGCGGGGAGTGACTTTTGTTGAAAAAAGGGTAAGCGAGGCGGAAAAGTTAGGCTTCAAAACCTGCATACTACCCAGTAATAACCTGAAAGAATTCCACGAGAAGAGAAAAATAGATTTAATTGGTGTGTCTACAGTTAATGAGGCTATTGAAAAACTGCATCTCGGGCGGGCTTGAGGGTCTTTTTGGCAATCCCTAACCCTCTCTCCCAAGGGGAGAGGAGGGAAAAAAGGTGCCTGTCACCTTTTCTTTGAGGTAGTCGACGGCTTTAGCCGGCGTATGGAGAGTAGAATATTTAATTATAGAGAAGCAAAAGACGAGGAGGTGAAAATTATTGTTTATCTGGATTGTTCGCTTATTAGTTATTATTGCTGGGCCAATCATTGGTTATTTTCAGATTTCTCCAGGGGCTAAGGGTATTCTAATCGGAACGGGTGCTGCAATTTTGATTATCCTTGTAGAGATACTTATTGAAAAAGTTGCCCTGGATACAATGGTAGCTGGTGGTATTGGAATAATCCTGGGATTAATTGCTGCCAAACTCATTGACTATTCGGTAGCATTGATGGGGAATCCATCTGTGGATACATTCTTTAAATCGTATTCTCTGTTAACAAAAGTTGTGCTTGCTTATATCGGAATGCTCCTGGCTATTAAAAAGAAAGAGGAATTAGAACTTCTGGATAAGAACATCACCCTTTCCAGTAAGCGAAAAGGTGGTGCGATGATGAAGGTCATCGACACCAGCGCCTTAATTGATGGTAGGATTATTGATATCTGCGAGACCAAATTTTTAGAAGGAACTCTGGTAATCCCCAATTTCGTTTTGAAAGAACTGCAAGAAATTTCTGATTCACCAGACTCTTCAAAGAGAAACCTGGGTAGGAGGGGACTCGACGTTTTAAAGAGACTCCAGGAGACTAAACAGGTCACAGTAAAGATTTTTGAGAAAGATTATCCTAAAATTGAAGAAGTAGATGCAAAGATAATAAAATTGGCTGATGAATTGGATGCCAGGATTATGACTGCCGACTTCAACTTAAACAAAGTTGCAGCGGTGCAGGGAATTGCTGTTTTGAATGTCAACGAACTGTCCAACGCAATTAAACCGCCAGTTCTGCCTGGCGAGGCAATGAAGGTCTTCGTTTTAAAAGAGGGAAAAGAGCCTAAACAGGGAGTGGCTTATCTTGATGATGGAACGATGGTGGTAATTGAAGATGGAAGGAGATATATCGGCAGAAAAGTTGACGTAATGGTAAACAGCATTTTACAAACTGCCGCCGGACGGATGATATTTGCCCGCCTTGTGGAAGAATGAACAGACGATTTATGAGAGGAGAGGTAACCTTTGAAAGTAGTAGCAATTATTGTTGCTGCTGGCAGTGGAAAAAGGATGGGACGTTCAACAAAGAAACAGTTCCTCTCTATCGGCTCTAAACCAATTCTGGCATATACTCTCGATGTATTTGACTCAATAAATAGAGTTGACAGGATAATTTTGGTTATCCCCAGAGGTTGGAAAAGGTATTGTCAGAAGGAAATTATAGAGAAGTACGGATATAAGAAAGAGATAGAGTTGACTAGTGGAGGAGCGCGGCGACAGGACTCGGTGGCTTGTGGACTTGCTCTTGTGTCTTCGGATTATGAGATAGTAATTATTCATGATGGAGTGAGGCCGTTTGTCACCAGAAGGATGATAATTGAATCTATTGCCAAAGCAAGGAAATTTGGAGCCTGCGTTGTCGCCGTTCCTGTGAGTGATACTGTCAAAATGGCAAACAGTAGAGGCGTTATAGAAAGAACGCTTCCTCGTGAATGTCTCTGGAGAGTTCAGACTCCACAAACGTTCCGGCTCAGTTTGATTAAGAAAGCTTATGCTAAAGCCCTGAAAGACAGATTTTATGGCACTGACGATGCTCAGTTGGTGGAAAGAATGAATAAACCAGTAAAAGTTATCTCCGGTGACTACCGTAACATAAAAATTACCACTAAAGAAGACCTGATCCTTGCTGAAAGGATATTATCAAAAAAGCCATTCTAGCCTTTGTGTAGCCGCAGAGCGAAGCTCTGCTTTGATTTAGGGGCTTGTCCCCGTCCTGTTTTTGGTAGTGTAGGGCTTTATGCCCGTAATCTTTTTTGTAGTGTAGGGGCTTGTCCCCGTAAGTTTACGCCCATAAAGGGTACACTACGGATAGACAAAAATTACGCCCATAAAGGGCTACACTACCCGTAAATTTTTGGGAAGGGAATCA is a window encoding:
- the ispD gene encoding 2-C-methyl-D-erythritol 4-phosphate cytidylyltransferase, which translates into the protein MKVVAIIVAAGSGKRMGRSTKKQFLSIGSKPILAYTLDVFDSINRVDRIILVIPRGWKRYCQKEIIEKYGYKKEIELTSGGARRQDSVACGLALVSSDYEIVIIHDGVRPFVTRRMIIESIAKARKFGACVVAVPVSDTVKMANSRGVIERTLPRECLWRVQTPQTFRLSLIKKAYAKALKDRFYGTDDAQLVERMNKPVKVISGDYRNIKITTKEDLILAERILSKKPF
- a CDS encoding PIN domain-containing protein, coding for MFIWIVRLLVIIAGPIIGYFQISPGAKGILIGTGAAILIILVEILIEKVALDTMVAGGIGIILGLIAAKLIDYSVALMGNPSVDTFFKSYSLLTKVVLAYIGMLLAIKKKEELELLDKNITLSSKRKGGAMMKVIDTSALIDGRIIDICETKFLEGTLVIPNFVLKELQEISDSPDSSKRNLGRRGLDVLKRLQETKQVTVKIFEKDYPKIEEVDAKIIKLADELDARIMTADFNLNKVAAVQGIAVLNVNELSNAIKPPVLPGEAMKVFVLKEGKEPKQGVAYLDDGTMVVIEDGRRYIGRKVDVMVNSILQTAAGRMIFARLVEE
- the radA gene encoding DNA repair protein RadA, with amino-acid sequence MAKVKTAFICQECGYQSARWLGKCPTCGKWNSLVEERLDIDISLREERTLSTAKPSPISSIKPQPEERFLTGISEFDHVLGGGVVAGSLVLLAGSPGIGKSTLLLQVAGSLAVSGKKCLYISGEESLEQIKLRADRLRIDSPELIIFSETNIKEIINQIKEIKPKFVIIDSIQTVYHDGFSGSPGSVGQVKQCTDELFYLAKSKRIPVFISGQITKEGAIAGPKVLEHIVDTVLYFEGSKDHLYRILRVEKNRYGTTSEISIFEMKSDGLQQVLNPSQIFLEGRIPTAGTVVVAPLEGTRPLLVELQALVTRANFNLPRRQASGLDYNRILLLVAVLEKNFNLHLENCDIFLNIAGGVKIYEPACDLGVIAAIYSGVKNRPIGEEVMVIGEVGLVGEVRGVTFVEKRVSEAEKLGFKTCILPSNNLKEFHEKRKIDLIGVSTVNEAIEKLHLGRA